TATCACCTATCTCGCCTTATCTCTTTGCTTTTCGCCCTGGTAGCCGCGCCCTTCAGGGCGCGTTGTTTCAAATCAACTGCCGCACCTTAAAAGGTGCGCCTACCAGATCTAAACCTAGCTGCCTAGCTGCCTAGCCGCCGAGCTGCCGCCTTATCTGTCCTTCCTGCTCCAGTCGTACGGTATTTCGCTTCCGTGCGCGGGCAGCCTGAATTCATCCGGCTCTTTGGGGTTGTACGTTTCCGTGGGGGTGTTGATTATAATTGCTTCATATTCAGAGGCGCCCTTAAAACCGTGATAAACATTATTTGGAATCTGCACCATCTGCATATTGTGTTCGCCTATGAAAAATTCATTTATTTCGCCCTTTGTCTTTGAACCTTCGCGTGAATCATAAAGCACAAGCTTTATCATGCCGCGCACGCATACAAAACTGTCAAACTGTTTTTTATGATAATGCCACGCTTTGGTAACGCCCGGCATTACGGTGGTCATATATACCTGCCCGAATTTAATAAACATTTCATCGTCATGACGCATCATTTCGGCAAGGCGCCCGCGTTCATCACACATTACTTTAAGCTGTTTTATCTTCACTCCGTCTATCATTTTATCCTCCGCGTAACTTTATATTTTATTCGCGCCGCTCTTTTTTACAAGTATGTTGGCTTCCAAAAGGGCGTCTTTAGATTCACCGCTGTCCATCCACCATCCGTCAAGCACGTCATGGGTCATCATCTTTCTGTTTATGTAGGCGTTGTTAACGTCAGTTATTTCAAGTTCGCCCCTTTTGCTGGGTTTTAACTTTCCTATTATATTAAAGACTTCCGGGGGGTAAAAATATATGCCGATTACGGCAAGGTTAGAAACAGGGTCTTTTGGCTTTTCTATGATTCTTTTAACTTTACCGTTAACCACTTCGGCCACGCCGTATTCTTTGGGGTTATCAACTTCTTTAAGGATTATCTTCGCGCCCTTTTTCTGTTTCTTAAAATCCGCGGCGGCTTTTTTAATGTTCTTTTCTATTATATTATCCCCAAGCACAACCACCATTTTATCGTTGCCCACAAATTCCTGCGCAGTCCGTAAAGCGTCGGCAATACCGCCTTCGCCGTCCTGATAACCGTAATGAAGGCGCTTTAACCCAAACTCTTTTCCGTTGCCCAAAAGCCGTAAAAAATCCCCGGAATTGCTTCCGCCTGTCACCACCATGATATCCTCTATCCCGGCGTTTACAAGCATCTGAATAGGGTAATAAATCATCGGTTTATCATAAACCGGCAATAAATGTTTATTGGTAATTCTTGTAAGCGGGTGAAGCCGTGTTCCAAGCCCCCCGGCCAGTATTATCCCTTTCACACATACCTCCATAACCGCATTATTGGCTGTATTTTCATTGATTATAGCAGATAGGCGATTTTTTGCAAATGGTTAAAACAGGGGGATTACTATCTTTAGAAGGGTTTATCTTTTTGGAGTTTCCTGCGAAGAACTGATTCGATTTGATATATCTAAAAGTCGCAGTTTTATTAAGACTGCGTCGAAAAATAGAAAAGTCTCAATTCTCGAGAGCTTCAACTTCATAAAATCAGCCGTGCCTGACCTTGAAAGTAGAAAGTAAAACCATTTTCATAAAAAACCCGAACCCTTTACCTTATAAAAACTGATGTTCCCTCTATCACCTGTTTTGCGTAAGTGCCATTACCTTCTACTTTCAGGATCCGGTACCTGTTTTTTCCTTTATTTAATTCCCAAAAATATGTTTGATAAGCATTCCGACTGCCAGTGACATGCCTATTACCACCGCCGTTATCCCGGAAACTTCCAAAAATGCCTTTTTATAGTCTGTGTTTTTAACCACGGACATATAAAAAGTAAATGCTGTCAGTATCACCGCAACCGCGCAGAGCGAGTAAGAAAGCGCGGCCAGATGATTAGCAACCAGAAAGAACGGCGTTACAATCGCGGCTGTTACAAAAATATAAACTGTGCCGGCATATATCGCGGCCTTTAGCGCTTTTTTATCGCCTATATCTGTTTTTTGCGAGAGGTATTCGGAAGCTGCCATGGCCAAAGTGGCTGCCACTCCGCTTACAAGTGCGGTTTTACCCACCATAATTGAATTTGCCAGGGCAAAAGTTAGCCCCACCACTATGCCCGTGATCTCCTGTATGGAATTATTTACAGCCAGTATCATTGACCCCATGTGCTCCACAGCGTCTTCCTCCAGCTGCTTTACCAGGGCTTCTTCATGCTTTACTTCATCATTTATTATTTTTCTTATTCCGGGAAGGCTGTCTTCGGCGTTTTCATAATTATGCTCTGCTTTCACTTCGCCGTTCTCCATCATTTTCACGGAAAAAGTCATGCCAAACAGCGCGGCGGTAACAGTGTATATGAATATCCTTAGCCTGTCAGGCTTTGTATCTGTCCCGGTTATTTTTTTAAAGTAATTATAATGCGTCATTTCATCTTTGGATATCTTCGTTAAGACTTCCCTGTTCTTTCCTTTCGCCCTGCCTGCCATAAGCCCGTAAACTATGCTTTCCGTGATTTCATTTTTCTGATAAAGAAGTATCCTTTGCATTGTACCGCTGTCCATGTATCCTCCTGTAATAGTTGATATGCATACGACAAAACCAGTCACAAGTAAAAACCCGGTACTGATTTTCCACTAGTGAACTATAAATAACTTTCCCTTATATATATGTTTGTCCGGCGTTTGTATGACATAGTAGTATATACCAGGCGATACCCTGTTTCCATATCTGTTCTTTGCGTTCCAGTTTACAAACGTAGTAACAGCATCCACGGCATACACAAGTTCGGCCGAGAGCGTATATATGTTCAGGCGCGAGCCCGGCACCATGTTGCGTATTTTAAGAGCGTTGTCAATAGCCGTATCAGGATTAAACGGATTCGGATATACGCAGGGCTCGTCAACCGGATAAAAGACACTGTTTGAACTTATAGCCGGATGTTTTGAAGGCGCGGTATAGAAAGCGTCATTGTAATCGCACCAGGCGGTATTCTGTATGGGGTATCCGCTTATAAAAGTACGCACTGTGGCCATTATTTCTACCCGCGCTATTTGCCCGGGGTTAAGAACAGGAATTGTAAAAACCACATAATTGCCTGTAACCTGCGGCGCAATCGCGGCCGCATATCCGTTATAGTCCAGCTGTGAAGGCAGAGTATCCCAAACTATAAGATTTGTGACGCTTTGCAAAGTAGTATTACTTACGTTTATGGAAAAAGTCACATTAGCGCCTGTTTCAGGCTGGTCTCCGGTAACGGATTTTTCAATCGTAAGTTCCGCGGCCTCTATGGCATTTGTTGGTGTCACAGTCGCAGTCACAGTCACAGTCGCAGTCGTGGTCGCAGTCGTGGTCGCGAGAATTGGCGTGGTTGTATGTGTCAACTGCGGTGTAATTGTATTTGTCGTCGTGCATGTTTCCGAGAAAAAAGCTGTCTGCGTGACAGTCTGCGTATGCCACATGGTTGCGGTATTAGAAGCTGTTACCGTCAGGGTAGGAGTATCTGTTTCCGTGACCGTCTGTGTGAATACTTCGGTTTGTGTCTGCGTAACAGTATTTGTCTGTGTGCAAGTGGGGGTATTTGTATGTGTGGTGCATACACCGAACTTTTGCACCCTGTTTGCACTTAATGAAGAATCAGTAACATATATATTTCCGGCATTATCAAAGGCAATAGCTACAGGAAAAAGAAACTGCCCATCGCCAATACCCATAGTGCCCCAATCATACTGATAAATTCCTGCCTGATCAAAAACCTGAACATTGCGGTTTCCGGCGTCAGCTACATATACAAGTCCGGCGCTGTCAACAGCTACTCCAAAGGGATTTGAAAACCCTCCCCACTGCAGTATATAATTGCCTGATGAATCAAACTTCTGCACCCTTTGGTTTGCCGCGTCCGCCACATAGACATTGCCTGTTGAATCACAGGCTATTCCATAAGGGTTCAAAAACTGCCCGTCTCCGGTTCCATTGCTGCCCCATTGCAGGATATAATTTCCGGATGAGTCAAATTTCTGGACCCTGGAATTACCCAGTTCTACAACATAAATATTACCCAAAGAATCAAGTGCAATGCTTGTCGGCGCGTGAAATTGCCCGTTCCCGGCGCCGGATCCGGAGCCGACATCAGATATATATGTGCCTGCAGCGCTAAATTTCTTAACCCGGTCATTATCAGAATCAACCACATAAACAAACCCAAGAGTATCACAAGCCACTCCAAAAGGGGTATTTAACCCGCCCCACCCTGATATATAATTCCCCGAAGTCCCATATCTCTTTATCTGGTCATTGCCCTGGTCAGCAACGTAAACATTGCCCGAATTATCCACGGCAATCCCATAAGGCCCGTTAAAAACCCCGCCGCCCAAAGACCCGTCCCATTTGGTTATAAAACATGGCGCAGCAGCAAAGGACAAAACAGCCGTAAAATTCAGCAACAAAACAATGACAACAATTTTTTTTAACATTTTCCCCTATTCCCGTTATTTGGTAACCAATCAGCCATACCAGACCTTGAAAGTAGAAAGTAAACCCATTCTCATTAAAAACCTGAACCCTTTATCTTATAAAAACTGATATTTCTTCTATCACCTGTATTGCGTAAGTACCCTTACTTTCTACTTTCAAGGCCCGGCACCATTTTCCTTCTTCTGCTGCAATCAAAAAATACTTTCTACTTTCAAGGTGGGCACTAATTTCTTACCCTTTGAAACAAGCTTCAGACTCCGCAGATTATTTTCCTATCTTCTAATTTTTATAGCCGGTAAAACTTTTCTATAAATTACTTCTTTATCTTTAAAAAGAATAGCACATACTATATAAGTGCCGTTTGCTAAATTTTCCGTTTTGATACTGTACTTCATTTCAGGAATAGCATCAAATTCTTCACCGCAAACAAGTCTTAAACTCACTGTATAGATTTTTATTTCCACGCTGTCCGCTCCTGAATCATTTCTTAAAAAAACCTGCATCCGTTCATTAAACGGATTAGGATAAACCATCATCTCATTTTCAGAGTATAGGCTTATCTCCGGTGTAACCGTAGGTGTTTGTGTTATGGTACTTGTAGAACTTGGCGTCTGCGATACAGTAGCCGTTTTAGTCACTGTAATAGTCTCTGTAATAGAAAAAGTCGGCGTGATTGTTGTTGTAGGTGAAGATGTATGTGTTTCTGTTGCAGAGAAAGTTTCTGTAATTGTAAATGTGGGCGTCGGAGAAAGAACAGGCGTGTCTGTTGAAGTTGGCGTCCTTGTCCCTGTTGTTGTTCTGGTGGGCGTGATAGTTGCCGTACAAGTTCCTGTACGTGTCGGCGAGCATATTGGAGTCACGGTTTGAGTCGGTCCATTCTCAACACAAAAAGCCGCAAATCCCCAGGCATTATGATATGTAGAACGCCTGAAATTTCCGCCGGTAAATAGTTTTTTTCTGTCCTGTGAAATTGCTATTCCTCTGCACCAACCATCAACAGGCGGTACAAAAGAATGGTCAATATAATTATTATATATATCAGCCCTTGATATAAAGTATAATCCGTCTCCGTTATCATTATTAAAAGAACCGCAGTAATACAGCCAGCCGGCGCTTGTATCCAGTTCAACATCCTCAGAACTATTTAAAACCGGGAAATTCGGGTCAAAGATACCTGTAATCCAGTCATATTTTCGTAATTTACTTGATCCCGACGAATAAATATTAGACCCATCAAACGCTATTGTATCTCCCGAAACATTCGGATTATAGGATGTATCTATAGCACCTGTGATCATACTGGCCTTTCTTATTCTACTCGTGTTTATGTCCCCATAGTAAATGTCGTTGCCAATAATAAAAACATTCCTAACAGAACCAGACGCTCCCTGATTAAATACAGGATCAACTGCACCTGTGATGCCATCAACTTTTGCAAGATAACTTCTGGTTATCCCCCCTATGCTGGTCATATCTCCACCCATATATAAATTAGTACCATCAAAAGCCAATCCATACACTTCATTACTGCTGACCCCTTCTATAATTCCCGGAAAAAAGGACGCATCGCCATTGCCTGTAGCAGCATCAAGTTTCGCCACCATTCTTCTTCCATAACCTCCCGCAGAATAAAATGCACCGCCTACATAAATGTAATTATCTGCAAGACATATAACATTTACACTACTTCCCATTTTTGCGTCAAATGAGGCATCTACAAGCCCTGTAGATATATCTATTTTTGCTAAAGCCCTTCTTTGTATCGCACCAATACTGGAAAAATAACCTCCAAGAAAAATATTAGCCCCATCATTTGCAATTGTGATAACTTGATGGCTAGCATTAGGCATAAAGGAATTATCCGGAATACCCGTTGTTTTACTAATTTTCGCACAAGCCAGGCGCGCAGTATTGCTTACGCTTACAAATGCTCCCCCTATATATAAATCAGAACCCGACGGCGTTATAACAAAAACTGAATTATCCGGACCAGCTGAAAAAGATGTATCAAGCGCGCCGTTTATCTGATCTAATTTAACTATAAATTTTGCCGTTGTGGCATTCACAGAAGCAAAACGTCCGGCTATATAAACAGAAGCAGCATCAACGCACACATCATAGACAGCATCATCATATAAACTCGCACTATTAACGTCCGTAATAAAAGAAGTATCCAAAATCCCCGTCGAGGCATTTATTTTAGCAATTCCTCTTCTTATCTGCGAAGGTTCATTCACCTGAAACGACCCTCCTGCAATATAATAATTAGTCCCGTCACCATCAATATCAAGCACCGTACCAGCGATAACCGGGTTAAAAGCAGGTATTCTCGCTCCTGTTAACGCATTAACTTTTATTACCGATCCATATTCTATTACACCATTACTAAAATGAGAACCTCCAAGCACCAGATTTGAGCCATCCGGATACATTGTATTTACAGCAAACCCGCCAAAATTGTCAGTTACGTTAAACGTCATATCAACAGCACCTGTTACCGGATTAAGTTTTGCAATAGATGATCTTCCACTTGAATTTATATTCATAAAATTTCCTGCCACATAAAGACTGCCACCATACAATAAAAGTTTCTTAAACACCCCGAAAGCAGTTGGCGAAAAATCAGGATCAAGCGCTCCGTTCGAATAAATGTGTGCAATACTTTGCCTGCTTATACCTGCGACATAATCAAAATCTCCCGCAACATACCATCCGCCAGAGCCGTCTGAAATAGCGGTATTAATAACAGTTCCTGATACTTCAGGAAACCCGGATATTATTTGACCCGTCACACTATTTACAGGCGAACCATTTCCTGTTCTTGGTCCAATTATTCCGAAATTACCGCCTATATACACGCTGTCCGCTGTAGCAGTTACACTATAAACCACTCCATTTACAACCGGAAAACTAAGCAAACTTAAATATCCACCCGGAGTAGGTGTTATAGTACACGACGGAGCAGGTGCTCCATAAACTGAAATGCTAAAAAAAATAAACAAAATAGTTAAACAAAATAAGTCCCTTTTCTTCAAAATACTCAAAGAAACTGCCTCCCTGATTTTAGATACCATTTCAAAAATATTAATATTTAACTGTTATTAATAAAATAATCAGTGCCCAACTTTGAAAATAGAAAGTAAAACTACTGTTTTTTAAAGAAATCAGCCGTGCCAGACCTTGAAAGTAGAAAGTAAAACCATTTCCATAAAAAACCTTAACCCTTTATCTTACCTTTAATTAATTCTTATCTTCGTAAAAACTGATGTTTCTTCTATCACCTGTATTGCGTAAGTACCCTTACTTTCTACTTTCAAGGTCCGGCACCGTTTTCCTTCTTTCAATACCTGTTTTACTGCTTTCCAGCATCCTTCTGTTCAAATATCGCGGCAATGGGATCAACAGCTTCACCGACTATTGTTCCTGTTTCCCAGCCTGCTAATCCGCCTCCAAATAATCCAAGACATACCGCAAACACATCAATTATCGGCACTATCAAAGCCATTTCGCCATATGCGTATTTCGAATTATTAACACATATCCAAATTCCCCATGTAAGGCCGGCAGCTGCACCGGCTACTGTAAAAATCTTAGCTGTAAGGCCGTACGCATCAGAATCTTTTTTCTCGTCATAATACAAAACCGACGGCAGCAAAAGCCCTGCAGCAGCGCATGCGATACCGGCATCTGAATTCTTAAAAACAGGCACTGCAATAAGCCCTGCCGCCAGCCCTCCCGCAAGTCCAATCCCCTTAACTTTTAACCTGTCAAGCTGCCTGTCAGCTGAATATTTAATTGTGTTATTTTTCTTTTCAAATTCATCCTGTTTGTCCTGCAATCCCGGAGTGGTTGCACAGGAACACATAAAAATAGATACTGCACACAACAGAACAACCAAAACCCTTCCGGATTTTTGTCTTTTGTTAAAACTCCGGCTAATTAATGACTTGTAACTACTTTTTAATCCCAAGTTAAAATTCATCTACGCTCCCGGCGCCGCTTTACGGCGTAAAATATCAATAACCAGTACCATAACCACCTAATATCCTCGACAATTGCTTATTCAAATTTAAACCATCAAAAATACCACTTACTGTCAACCACAACCTGTATAACTTCGAAATCTTTCAAGTATCCCGTTTCCTGTTCAGGTAAGTCCTGGTAAGAAATATGTTTTACGGCAATGTTGATATCACCGTGGTCCAGCTTATATCCAACACCAAAATTTATATTTAACATCCCCATATAAGACTTACCCTCTCTTACATAAGGAATCAACACATCATCTACATCCGAATATTCTTCTGAATAAATAGAATACCCGGCACCGGTTCTAAGGGTAAGTTTTTCTGTCACGCCCCATTCAACCCCCAGCTTTCCTTTATAATAATCCATTTGCCGATCATATCCCTGATTATCATACAGATTATTGTAATTTATATTTTCATAATTAAACTCAACAGGTATTAAGATATTACCCGGCGCTTTGGCAGACGATCCTGCCGAAATGCTGTATCTGGTGTTTTTACCGCCATTTTCATCTGAACGCATAAAATACCTGCCGTCTATTCCAACATTAAAAATATCAAGGCTCTTTTTCAAAACCGCCTTAACATCAAATAATAGCGTGTCATCAAAGATGATTTTTTCGTATGTTCCATCAAACCAATTTTCTCTATATTCCGCATATCCTAACCCCACCCCTATATTAAACAAAAACTCTATGTCTTCGGGGGCTGTTTTCGATACCGCAGCACTTAACCTTAATGTTTCATCATTTATAGTTTGCGTACTAAGTACATCATTATTATACGAGTATGAAACCGCAGTTTTATTTCCAACAGCCAAAGAAAACAGCCAGTCAGTTTTGTCCTCCGGCAGCAAAGACAGAGAAGCATGATAAAAAGATTTGCCGACATTTTGATGTATTTGCGTATCATCGACGAAATAATAAGACCCGCTGAAACCCGCTGACAGCCTTCCGATTATTCTTCGGGCAATTTCAACAGCCCCGCCTAAATGTTTCTCCCTATATGGAAACC
This DNA window, taken from Candidatus Goldiibacteriota bacterium HGW-Goldbacteria-1, encodes the following:
- a CDS encoding dTDP-4-dehydrorhamnose 3,5-epimerase — translated: MIDGVKIKQLKVMCDERGRLAEMMRHDDEMFIKFGQVYMTTVMPGVTKAWHYHKKQFDSFVCVRGMIKLVLYDSREGSKTKGEINEFFIGEHNMQMVQIPNNVYHGFKGASEYEAIIINTPTETYNPKEPDEFRLPAHGSEIPYDWSRKDR
- a CDS encoding spore coat protein; amino-acid sequence: MKGIILAGGLGTRLHPLTRITNKHLLPVYDKPMIYYPIQMLVNAGIEDIMVVTGGSNSGDFLRLLGNGKEFGLKRLHYGYQDGEGGIADALRTAQEFVGNDKMVVVLGDNIIEKNIKKAAADFKKQKKGAKIILKEVDNPKEYGVAEVVNGKVKRIIEKPKDPVSNLAVIGIYFYPPEVFNIIGKLKPSKRGELEITDVNNAYINRKMMTHDVLDGWWMDSGESKDALLEANILVKKSGANKI
- a CDS encoding rubrerythrin family protein, with amino-acid sequence MDSGTMQRILLYQKNEITESIVYGLMAGRAKGKNREVLTKISKDEMTHYNYFKKITGTDTKPDRLRIFIYTVTAALFGMTFSVKMMENGEVKAEHNYENAEDSLPGIRKIINDEVKHEEALVKQLEEDAVEHMGSMILAVNNSIQEITGIVVGLTFALANSIMVGKTALVSGVAATLAMAASEYLSQKTDIGDKKALKAAIYAGTVYIFVTAAIVTPFFLVANHLAALSYSLCAVAVILTAFTFYMSVVKNTDYKKAFLEVSGITAVVIGMSLAVGMLIKHIFGN